CATTCCGGCTCCTACGGCATCGGCGTGTCGCGCCTGGTGGGCGGCATCAACGAGGCCAGCCACGACGACGCCGGCATCATCTGGCCGGAGCCGGTGGCCCCCTTCAAGGTCGGCCTGATCGACCTCAAGGTCGCCGACGACGCCTGTGCCCGGGCCTGCGACGACCTCTACGCGAAGCTGGCCGCCGCCGGCGTCGAGGTGCTGCACGACGACCGCGACGACCGGGCCGGCGTCAAGTTCGCCACCATGGACCTGATCGGCCTGCCGTGGCAGCTCATCGTCGGCCCGCGGGGGCTGAAGGCGGGCATGGTCGAGGTGAAGAACCGCAAGT
This portion of the Pseudomonadota bacterium genome encodes:
- a CDS encoding His/Gly/Thr/Pro-type tRNA ligase C-terminal domain-containing protein, which codes for HSGSYGIGVSRLVGGINEASHDDAGIIWPEPVAPFKVGLIDLKVADDACARACDDLYAKLAAAGVEVLHDDRDDRAGVKFATMDLIGLPWQLIVGPRGLKAGMVEVKNRKSGEREELSLESALSKLTG